One window from the genome of Paraclostridium sordellii encodes:
- a CDS encoding putative membrane protein, with protein sequence MRCNSMVVGIAIGLLAGILFTKLNFSIILALGLGIWIGHYISNKKN encoded by the coding sequence ATGAGATGTAATTCTATGGTTGTAGGTATCGCTATTGGATTATTAGCTGGAATATTATTTACAAAACTAAATTTTAGTATTATTTTAGCATTAGGACTAGGTATATGGATAGGTCATTATATATCAAATAAAAAAAACTAG
- a CDS encoding putative manganese transporter, whose amino-acid sequence MGILINSAEETFLHVGSLVSISIILFGYINYKTSGNFVNIISKNKKLQPILGALLGALPGCGGSIVLMPLFVSNKVTFGTIIASLIASMGDSAFLMMASDFRAYILVTIISFLVGVFTGYLVDYFKMEEKLELHKCKNTKKSNKKELGLRSDEHVSCDIKSHNKFYHIAQKIVHGVGYKLYLALLLVGFVFMVLAHSGLEFEFIEKLHSFEELIAILGIISSFIYMIMTKKVIENENFEENEHKLMSLKETLIHSVSEISFVIVWIFVAYILYDVVIYVAGGEKALVTLILGAGVLSVFAGAILGIVPGCGVQIVVMSFYLKGSLPFAALVANSISQDGDALFPLLAMDKKSAMWATIITTIPSIIVGLLIYYI is encoded by the coding sequence ATGGGTATTTTAATAAATAGTGCTGAAGAAACCTTCCTGCATGTAGGTTCTTTAGTTAGTATATCGATAATATTATTTGGATATATAAATTATAAAACTAGTGGTAATTTTGTAAATATAATAAGTAAAAACAAGAAGTTACAACCAATATTAGGAGCATTACTTGGAGCTCTTCCAGGATGTGGAGGAAGTATAGTTTTAATGCCATTATTTGTAAGTAATAAAGTGACTTTTGGAACTATTATAGCAAGTCTGATTGCCAGCATGGGAGATAGTGCATTTTTAATGATGGCAAGTGATTTTAGAGCATATATATTAGTTACTATTATAAGCTTTTTAGTTGGAGTATTTACTGGATATTTAGTTGATTATTTTAAAATGGAAGAAAAGCTAGAACTACATAAGTGTAAAAATACTAAAAAAAGTAATAAAAAGGAATTAGGTTTAAGATCAGATGAACATGTAAGTTGCGATATAAAATCACATAATAAATTCTATCATATAGCTCAAAAAATAGTTCATGGAGTAGGATATAAGTTATACTTAGCACTATTACTAGTTGGATTTGTATTTATGGTATTAGCCCATTCAGGACTTGAATTTGAATTTATAGAAAAATTACATTCATTTGAGGAACTAATTGCTATATTAGGAATAATATCTTCATTTATATACATGATAATGACTAAAAAAGTTATAGAAAATGAAAATTTTGAAGAAAATGAACATAAATTAATGTCATTAAAAGAAACACTAATTCATTCTGTAAGTGAAATTTCATTCGTAATAGTATGGATTTTTGTAGCCTATATACTTTATGATGTAGTTATATACGTTGCAGGTGGAGAAAAAGCCTTAGTTACATTAATATTAGGGGCTGGGGTCTTAAGTGTATTTGCAGGAGCAATACTTGGTATCGTTCCAGGATGTGGAGTTCAAATTGTAGTTATGTCTTTTTATCTAAAAGGAAGTCTTCCTTTTGCAGCTTTAGTAGCAAATAGTATATCGCAAGATGGAGATGCTTTATTCCCATTACTTGCAATGGATAAAAAATCTGCTATGTGGGCAACTATAATAACTACAATTCCATCTATAATTGTAGGGCTTTTAATATATTATATATAA